CGCAGCCGCCCCTCGTCCAGCCGCCCCGGCAGATGGACCTCGATATGGACCGTCTCCGGCTCCTCCTCCTGGAGGCAGTGCCGGGCGACCTCGTCCACGACGGGGAACGGCACACGTACCGGCGGCCGCGACGGACCCTCGGCGCGCGCGGGTTGCTGGAGTGCGGTCATGGGGCCTGGCCTTTCCCGGAGTCGTCCGTTCCGTTGCCGGCTGTGGCGCCGCGACGCTCGGCGGGTGCCGGTGCGGTCTCGTCCCGGTGACCGTGCCGCGCGGCCGCGTCCGCGAGGGCCGGCGGCCGCGACGGACCCTCGGCGCGCGCGGGTTGCTGGAGTGCGGTCATGGGGCCTGGCCTTTCCCGGAGTCGTCCTTCCCGTCGCCGGCCGTTCCGGTGCCGTGCTCCCGGGCGGGCGCCGGGGCGTCCTCGGGGCCGGTCGCCCGCAGGCGCGGCTTGCGTGGCGGGATGCGCGTGGTCGGTGGATCGGGGTCCGGTACGCCGGGACCGCGGGCGGAGACGGTCGGCCCGGACGCCGAAGTGTGCGGCCCGGACGCGGAGGTGTGCGGCCCGGACTCGGGGGCGGTAGGCCCGGATTCGGGAGCGGCCGGCCCGGACGCGGGGCGCGGATAGTTCGTACCCGGCTCCCACTCGCCCTCCGGATCGGTCCCGAGCGCACTGCGCCCGCGCACCCGATGCGGCAACGGCCGCGTCGGCGCCTCCGGAGGGCCACCCGGGACACCGCCCCCGGCACCCATCGGCGCCCCGGCACCGCCCCCGGCACCCATCGGCCCCCCGGCGCCACCCCCGGCGCCCGAAGGCACCCCGGCAGCCCTCTCCCGTACGCTCACGACCCCCGCGAACAACCCGATCAGCGCCAGCACTTGGGCCGTATGACCGAACGCGCCGTCCCCTGCGCCCACCGGCTCCCCGGCGCCGACCGCGGCGGCGATCCCCGCCCCGGCCAGCGCGAGGAACGCGAGCGGCACCAGCAGGGCGTGCCTGCGCCACGCCAGCAGGGCGAGGGCCGGCACCAGCAGCGCGAACCAGCCGGCGATGAACACGCCGACCACGGTCACCGCGACCGTGCCGAGCCACAGCCCCGGCAGCGGCGGCACGGCCTGCGGCTCGCCGGTGTTCGGGGCCCGCCGGCGCCACAGCACCAGCCCGGCCAGCAGGGCGACCCCGACGGCGCCGCCGATCAGCCCGGCCTCGTAGGCCACCGCCGGCTCGTACGACAGCTCGACCGTGCCGCCGGCGCCCGCCGGGATCCGCCAGCCCTGCTGCCAGCCGTCCAGCCGGACCGGCGTGAGCTCCTTGCCGTTCAGCGTGGCGTGCCAGCCGTCGTTGAAGTTCTCGTACATCGTCAGATAGCTCGCCGCGCCCGAGCCCACGGTCACCGCGCGCCGGTCGCCGAGCCAGTCCCGTATCCCGAGGTCGCGCGCCACGCTCGTGGCCTCGGCGACCGTGCCCCGGGTCAGCGTCACGTCGGTCAGCACGAGCGGCCCGCCGTCCCCGGCCTCCACTTGGTGCTCCCCGGCCGAGAGTCGCAACTCGACGTCCTCACGCCCCTGCTGACAGAGCATCACCTCGACCTGGCGCCGCTCGACCAGGTCCCCGACGGTCCCGCGCACGCTCGTCCGGTACAGCTCCCCGTCCACCGAGACGACCGGCCCCTTGCCGCACGGCAGCGAGAACGGCCGGGAGCCGCGCGGCGGCGGGGTCCGGTACTGGTCGAGGGCCGGGACGTAGGCCTCCGTGAGGCCGACCGGGAGTTGCAGGTCCTCGTCCACCACCGGGTTGTAGAGGGTCAGCGGGGCCGTCTCCGTGACGGTGACGTCCAGACGGTCGGTGGTGATCGGCGGGAAGCGGACGTTGCCGTTCTCGTCGACGCCCGCGATCGCCGCGCCGTCCGGGGAGCTGATGTGGACCTCGGTCGGGCGGCTGGAGAGGCCGCCGGCCGGCGCCAGCACGATCTCCCCGACGGCCTGCTTGTCGGGCCAGCGCAGATGGATCGTCGGACGGTCGCCCGCGATCCACGCCGTGGTCAGGTCGCCGTCGGTCAGGTTGCGCGGCGACAGCCCCGCCCCCAGCCGCGCCGTGGAGTCGGCGGTCGCGACGATCCGGTTCTTCTGGTCCGGCGCCACCTCGTACAGCAGCTCGTCCAGCTCCGTACCGGCGACCGGCACCGCGCTCGCCCGCATCTCGTACGTCCCCGCGCCGGCCGTGCCGAAGCGCCGGTGCAGGCCCGCCTCCGTGCCGGTCGCCGACAGACCGGTCGGGTCCGCCGCACGGGACAGCGAGACGATCTCGGCGGCGGCCGCGGAGTCCTCGGCGTCCGTAGGCAGCCGCAGCAGCCGGGTCACCGTCACGTCCGGCAGGGCGATCTCGGAGAAGCCCGCGCCGGTCAGTCCGGCCTGCCGGGCCACCGAGTCCGTGATCGTCAGCTTCATCCAACGCGTCGCACCCGCAGGCGCCTTGACGCTCTGGGCCGTGCCGTCCGGCCGCAGGAAGCTGCTCACCGCCCCCTTCTCCGTCTCCACCCGCACCCGCGTGGCCGCCGCCCGCACCGCCTCCTGCGGCAGCGGCGTCACCTTGAACGACGACGGCATGTCGTACGACCCGCCCGCGAAGGCGATCCGCAGCCACTCACCGTCCGGCGAGCCCTCCGAACCCTCGGTCCACGCCGTGTCCGGGTTGCCGTCGAAGGCGTTCACCGGGTCGAACTGCGGCAGATGGAAGAGCCAGCTGCCGTACGAGGACGCCGTCACCGAACGCGCCCCGCGCAGCTCGGCCACGGTCTGGTGGCCGGCGCCCGTGGTGGGCAGGATCTGGTGCGGCTTGTCGCCCGCGTCCTGTGCGGCGTCCGGCGCGTTGCGCTCGTCGCGGGTGTACGTGTACGAGGTGTTGGCGTTGACCAGCCCGAACCGGGTGTCCGCGCGCCGCAGCCCGTCGCCGGTGACCTGCACCTGCGGTGAGCCGAGGCCGGGGTGGTTGTCGCCCGTCAGCACGCTCGGCCGGCCCCGCAACTGCGACGCCAGCGGCAGCAGCGCCTCCGGGCCGCCGGAGACGACGGCCGTGTCGGCGACCGGTTGCAGCCCGGCCTGGTGCGGCCGCGGCACGTCCACGTCGGCCGGCCGGTAGATCTCCACGGCCCGCTGCCGCGGATACAGCCCCTCCACCTGGAGCGGGGTGCCCTCGGAGATCCGCCCGCCGGTCATGACCGGCCCGATGCCGGTCACCCGCTGGTACCCGGACTGCTCCAGGGCCCGCTTCACCGTCGTCGTCGGGACCGAGCCGATCTGGTCGGGGTCGAGGTCGTTGCGGACGACGACGTAGTACACGCCCGCCCGGCTCAGGAAGTCGGCCAGCCCCGGCACCCGGCCCCCGGTCATCAGGGCCTGCTCGACGGCGTCCATCGCGCGCCGGTTGCCGGGGGTGCCGAAGGGGACGTAGTCCCGCTGCGCCCAGCGCGAGTCGGCGAGGACGTCGAGGGGCTGGTCGATGGTCGAGCCCCAGGTGTAGATGCCGTGCGCGGTCGCCGGGACGACGAGCGCACGGGCGTCGGGGGAGTACTTCTTCATCCAGTCGGCCGTGCTCTGCCAGTACTTGGGGATCTCCTTGAAGGAACCCGGGTTGAGGATCGAGCCGTTGAGATACGGCAGCAGCAGACCCGGCAGCACCAGCACGGCCGCGATCAGCGCGGCGAACCGCCGCCCGGGCACCGGCCGCGCCCCGCGCGCCTGGGCCGCCACGCCCACCAGATGGGCGAGGCCGAGCACCAGCGCCAGGGCGAGCCCCGTCTGGAACTTGTAGATGTTGCGGAAGGGGACCAGCCAGCCGTTCAGCCAGTCCTGCACGACCCCGTGGAAGGGCGCGCCGAACGCGCCGCCGTACCCGGCGAGCAGGATCAGCGCCACCGTCACCACGGTCAGCACCAGCCAGCGCCGCTCCGGCATGTCCCGCCGGGCCAGCCCCGCGACCCCGAGCCCGGCGGCGAGCGCCGAGCAGACGACCACGACGACGGACGCGGCGACGGTCCAGCCGGCCGGCAGCCAGGCCTCGCCGAAGTGCAGATAGGCGACCCAGTTGCCGCCGCCGCGCAGCGCCTCCGTCGCCGACATGGTCTCGGTGGTGGTCTGCGAACTCTCCACGTAGGGAAGGAAGTTCTCCCCGTACGTGCCGAGCAGCAGCAGCGGGACCACCCACCAGGCGGTCGCCAGGATCACCCCCGGCACCCACCAGCCGATCAGCTTCCGCTGCCGTGGCCCCGGTGGACGGGACAGCAGATACAGCCCGACCGGCAGCAGCGAGGCCAGCGTCGAGGCCGCGTTGACGCCGCCCATGAAGGGGATGACCAGCGCCGACCGCAGCGCGGCGACCCGCGCCGTGTACCGCTCGTTCGTCAGCGGCAGCAGCACCCAGGGCAGGAACGCACCCGGCAGCGCGGCGGCGGACGTCGACCCGACGACGATCGTGAAGACCGGCCACAGCGCGTACGCGACGGCGGCCACCAGACGCGATCCGTCACTGCCCACGCGCAGCCGCTCCGCCAGTCGCAGCGCGCCCCAGAAGGCGACGGACACGATCAGCGACATCCACAGCCGCTCCGCCATCCACACCGGCAGCCGTACGAGATCGGCCAGCCAGTAGAACGGCAGCATCGGCCACAGATAGCCCGCGTACTGGTCCTGTATCCCGCCGAAACCACCCTCGTCGTGCCACAACTGCCCGAGGTCGGCGAGGAACTGCCCCGGGTCGACGGTCACGCCCAGCTTGGTGTCGAAGGTCTGCCGCCCCGGCTGCGCCACGAGGAACAGCACGAACACCACGGCCCAGAACCCCAGCAGCCAGCGCCGCGACCGCGGACCCTCCGGCGGGCCCGAGGCGGGCGCGGAGGTGGGCACCGCCGCCGGGGGAGGAGCCTGGACCGTGGTCGTCGTCATGGTGGACACCGCCTGAGGATGAGGAGGAGGTTCCAGGTGGCGAACTCGCGGATGCCGGGCGCCTTCACGACGGCTTCCGCGAGGAACGGCCAGTAGCGGGAGCGCGCCGAGACGACCTTCACGTCGTCGCGGGCGCGCACCTGCCGCAGGGTGGTGCCGATGTGCACGGCGAAGAGGTTCTCGCCGAGGGTGTGCTTGGCGGCCCGCCCGGTACGCCGGCGATAGCGGGCCCGGGCCCGCTCGGCGCCGAAATAGTGCCAGGGGGCCCACTCGTGGCCGCCCCAGGGGGACAGCCAGTTGGTGAACGACACGTAGATCAGCCCACCGGGCCGCGTCACCCGTGCCAGCTCACTGAGAAAGGTCTGCGGATCGGCCACGTGCTCCAGCACATTGGAGGAGAAGGTGACATCGGCGACGCCGTCCTGAAGGGGCAGCAGATACCCGTCGGCGACGACGGTTCCTTCGGGGGGTTTCTCGCCGAGTTCAGCCAAGTCCGGCTCGAAGAGGAAGGCGTGAGCACCCCTTGCCCGGAACTCCCGGGTGAAGTACCCGCCGCCTCCGCCGACGTCCACGACGACCCGCCCGTCGACCGGCCCGCCGTACGCCTCCACTTGATCGACGGCATCACGGGCAAGCAGCGAGTAGCAGAAATCGGGGTCGTCCTGCTCACGCATGAAGGCACGAAAGAGGGCGAGGGAGCGCCGGAAGGAAGGGTCCTTGACGACTGGGGGTTCGGTGGCGCCCCGATAGGGGCGCGGGGAACTGCGCGACAAGCCACGACGCACCGCCACTCGCGACACAGCCCCACCCCTACGGCGCATAGGCGTCATGCCCCTTCACCGCCTCACCGGCGACCGCCAGGAACTGCCGCACGGTCCGCTCCCACCGATACCGGGCGGCCCGGTCCCGCGCAGCCTTCGCCATCAGCTCCCGACGATGTCCCGACAGGGCGAGCGTGCACCAAGCGGCGGCGAAGGAGGACTCGCCCCGCGCCAGCACCCCGGTCTCCCCGTCCACGACGGAATCCCGAAGTCCCGGCACATCGAAGGCGACGGTCGGTGTCTCCCGGGTCGCGGCCTCGGTGACGACGAGCCCCCATCCCTCGATCGCGGACGGATGCAGCAGCAGCCACGCCGCACACAGCAGCCGGTGCTTCTCCGCCTCGGAAACGTGTCCGGTGAACTCGACGCCGGGACCGGCGAGCGCCTGCAGCCTCTCGCGCTCGGGCCCGTCACCGACGATGAGGAGCCGGCCGCCGGTCACCGGCCGCACCCGCTCCCACAGCCGCAGCAGCAGATCGATCCGCTTGTACTCCACGAGCCGCCCGACGGCCACGAACAGCGGCTCCGGCGAACGGTCGCACAGCGGGCCCGGCTCCTCGACCCCGTTGTGCACGACACGAATACGTTCCCGTTCGACGCCGATCGCCCGCAGCGCGTGCGCGGTCGAAGGGGACACGGCGACCAGCAGACCCTGCTGCTGCGCACCGGTCAGTGCCCAGTGC
The DNA window shown above is from Streptomyces chartreusis and carries:
- a CDS encoding DUF3367 domain-containing protein, whose protein sequence is MTTTTVQAPPPAAVPTSAPASGPPEGPRSRRWLLGFWAVVFVLFLVAQPGRQTFDTKLGVTVDPGQFLADLGQLWHDEGGFGGIQDQYAGYLWPMLPFYWLADLVRLPVWMAERLWMSLIVSVAFWGALRLAERLRVGSDGSRLVAAVAYALWPVFTIVVGSTSAAALPGAFLPWVLLPLTNERYTARVAALRSALVIPFMGGVNAASTLASLLPVGLYLLSRPPGPRQRKLIGWWVPGVILATAWWVVPLLLLGTYGENFLPYVESSQTTTETMSATEALRGGGNWVAYLHFGEAWLPAGWTVAASVVVVVCSALAAGLGVAGLARRDMPERRWLVLTVVTVALILLAGYGGAFGAPFHGVVQDWLNGWLVPFRNIYKFQTGLALALVLGLAHLVGVAAQARGARPVPGRRFAALIAAVLVLPGLLLPYLNGSILNPGSFKEIPKYWQSTADWMKKYSPDARALVVPATAHGIYTWGSTIDQPLDVLADSRWAQRDYVPFGTPGNRRAMDAVEQALMTGGRVPGLADFLSRAGVYYVVVRNDLDPDQIGSVPTTTVKRALEQSGYQRVTGIGPVMTGGRISEGTPLQVEGLYPRQRAVEIYRPADVDVPRPHQAGLQPVADTAVVSGGPEALLPLASQLRGRPSVLTGDNHPGLGSPQVQVTGDGLRRADTRFGLVNANTSYTYTRDERNAPDAAQDAGDKPHQILPTTGAGHQTVAELRGARSVTASSYGSWLFHLPQFDPVNAFDGNPDTAWTEGSEGSPDGEWLRIAFAGGSYDMPSSFKVTPLPQEAVRAAATRVRVETEKGAVSSFLRPDGTAQSVKAPAGATRWMKLTITDSVARQAGLTGAGFSEIALPDVTVTRLLRLPTDAEDSAAAAEIVSLSRAADPTGLSATGTEAGLHRRFGTAGAGTYEMRASAVPVAGTELDELLYEVAPDQKNRIVATADSTARLGAGLSPRNLTDGDLTTAWIAGDRPTIHLRWPDKQAVGEIVLAPAGGLSSRPTEVHISSPDGAAIAGVDENGNVRFPPITTDRLDVTVTETAPLTLYNPVVDEDLQLPVGLTEAYVPALDQYRTPPPRGSRPFSLPCGKGPVVSVDGELYRTSVRGTVGDLVERRQVEVMLCQQGREDVELRLSAGEHQVEAGDGGPLVLTDVTLTRGTVAEATSVARDLGIRDWLGDRRAVTVGSGAASYLTMYENFNDGWHATLNGKELTPVRLDGWQQGWRIPAGAGGTVELSYEPAVAYEAGLIGGAVGVALLAGLVLWRRRAPNTGEPQAVPPLPGLWLGTVAVTVVGVFIAGWFALLVPALALLAWRRHALLVPLAFLALAGAGIAAAVGAGEPVGAGDGAFGHTAQVLALIGLFAGVVSVRERAAGVPSGAGGGAGGPMGAGGGAGAPMGAGGGVPGGPPEAPTRPLPHRVRGRSALGTDPEGEWEPGTNYPRPASGPAAPESGPTAPESGPHTSASGPHTSASGPTVSARGPGVPDPDPPTTRIPPRKPRLRATGPEDAPAPAREHGTGTAGDGKDDSGKGQAP
- a CDS encoding class I SAM-dependent methyltransferase, with the translated sequence MREQDDPDFCYSLLARDAVDQVEAYGGPVDGRVVVDVGGGGGYFTREFRARGAHAFLFEPDLAELGEKPPEGTVVADGYLLPLQDGVADVTFSSNVLEHVADPQTFLSELARVTRPGGLIYVSFTNWLSPWGGHEWAPWHYFGAERARARYRRRTGRAAKHTLGENLFAVHIGTTLRQVRARDDVKVVSARSRYWPFLAEAVVKAPGIREFATWNLLLILRRCPP
- a CDS encoding glycosyltransferase family 4 protein gives rise to the protein MPQHVPTPLHATLPWASQHSPAHPPQPRRIVFLAHRDLGNRSAGGSELLVDRLADGLTRLGHQVTLLCGGPAAYRDYRVVSAGGSYGHYLRARSAFTRQVGDCDLLVEVCNGMPYFAPMWHRGPTLCLVNHVHTDLWQMRFGGPLAPAARLGRRLEHWALTGAQQQGLLVAVSPSTAHALRAIGVERERIRVVHNGVEEPGPLCDRSPEPLFVAVGRLVEYKRIDLLLRLWERVRPVTGGRLLIVGDGPERERLQALAGPGVEFTGHVSEAEKHRLLCAAWLLLHPSAIEGWGLVVTEAATRETPTVAFDVPGLRDSVVDGETGVLARGESSFAAAWCTLALSGHRRELMAKAARDRAARYRWERTVRQFLAVAGEAVKGHDAYAP